In Equus caballus isolate H_3958 breed thoroughbred chromosome 22, TB-T2T, whole genome shotgun sequence, the sequence GTCAATACACATCACCTTCCTGATAAGTGCTGAGGCTGTCCGGGCCACCTGCGCAGGTGGGGGATCcgcccaaggacctggcagcacttcagtgagtgcccatcccccaccaaagggccagactctgcccaccttccactctctcccacctcattcatcggcacagccaccctgtACAGCAGGTGCTCTGAGTGTCCGTCTCTACTGTCCCCTGTTCTCTAGGGGACAGCGAAgtcttggggagaaagaaagctgcccaggtcacagtgttgataagggagggagcagggatttggacccagatcatcGGAATCCtgagcagggaatggcaggtgtggggcgGCTCATGGCACggggaaggcaggggccacccACCCCGCGAGCTCCTCTGCTCACCGCAGCCATCctcgtcagctgctctgccaccagctggggagggaagtccaagatgttcagcttctcctcccgcagctggtcctcggtggtcacggcccaggggcagctgggctctggggctgcctctaatggtggcccttgctctggtcctggagtggctgactcaggggctgctggctccagTTCTACCACACGTGGTGAGACTGGAGGTGCAGCTGGCTCCGGCCCGGGGgctggcactggctctggctctggaagtgacaggagctttggagctggctctggagcaggataaagagaaagtttcacccacacacctgacggtttctgtgcctttccaaagataggaagggctccactgcctctaagggaacgctagcccatgaacctcaacacagacagtcttcccagactccggTCCCCTCACCTTTCCGTTCAGCCTCAATGGCcttgagatgctccaggtggcctggcagaaggtaggcatggccctccacatgggagccaccaaagctgacgtgcagagtggccagctgcagggtccaagagggaaaccgcaggggctccctgcaatcctgcccttggcccagccaggttcccagcaggaaatagatagcactgcggggaggcagatgggccagagagtcagtggcctggcctttccttaaacactgccctcccaaggcactcttgttagctTCTGCGCCCCTTTGccagaccctccccctccagaggagggccccatcccagccctgagccctggctggctgtcctggctgtggcaggcctgctcatccagcaggctgaatacagagtctgtgagagtctcttgttcccaccgacactctcctccccaagagTCTGGACACAGCTCACCCAAGCCCTCCAtgtatgtgggccactggaatgaagactccagcagatttgggagcagcttgctcacacacctcctactatggacctggtGGTGGTGCTCACaaggtgtggatgtggagaaagggaggcaggaggggctgggactctgctgggagtgggtctctaggggacaacgcagcccagcctcccttccaattctcaaggggcctgggacccatgcacagctctctttgagtccagtcctgccgGAGTGGAAGCCACTAGAACTCAGCCCCCCCATtggaatcacaagatgggtgagatgcagggttctcccaggcctgacccagccacagcctccatcctctctccgcaccctgtttgctagagacaggaggccctccgtctgcacccaaagaccactcactttgggaggtggtcctgtcctccagcatcccgcatgcaatgggccaagctgcctccatgtgtcccaaaggggatgagggcatcgcccgggatggagggtagatgggacctgtgaatgatgtcaagtgtgactgtctgactctcagaatagaggggaggccctgggaggctgtctgcttcagtcactgagtgacacttagtgtgtccagaagtcctgctcagagtaggtccttcatagacattgttgaatgacctccaaccagaaccaccccaggtgtctgagtgggcctgtggcccctctgtggccctagagatccctaagtggctacaccaaggacaagcaccaggaccagctggatggcatctcaaactccttgacagggtgctctccaggtgcttttccaaactcaaaaagccacaagccagtgaagggagaggaagactactttccgtgggggacagagaaataatcaccaccagcaaccacagcatggcccaccaccctctctgcagagccgggcaccagggcagcacctggagggctgatcccattcatccctgggagaagcctagcaagttcatcctctcccaccccatgtttcagaggagccaactcaggctcagagagatgcggtgacattcccaaggcaagacacacagctggcagtgggcagagtcaccactgtgctgaggaggaggtgggcagtcacctgggaaacagctggtccagcacctggtgggctgtgctggagcctgagtagctgcagagggaggtgatgacactgcagaggactctgctggggaaggctggcagcacagtctctgagagcctctgcatcctgcctgcctggagggcccgcatcctgcaggcctcagtgacagacagagtggactcatcttcactctgggtgggacgaggagggacacagagtcagGGTCACCACTGCGAACCACCAGCGTTATCGGggtctgcagctgacccaggaactcctagcccctcccagacgTCTGCGACAGGAGAGACAGGGGTCCCAACTCAGCAAAGTTCTGGGCTCTCAAAGTGCAATCTGACTTTGGTCCTGCGAAGGATTCCACACTGAGCTCCCTCGAGGCCATTTGCTcgctgagggacaacagagct encodes:
- the LOC102150685 gene encoding ral guanine nucleotide dissociation stimulator-like isoform X10; the encoded protein is MRALQAGRMQRLSETVLPAFPSRVLCSVITSLCSYSGSSTAHQVLDQLFPRSHLPSIPGDALIPFGTHGGSLAHCMRDAGGQDHLPNAIYFLLGTWLGQGQDCREPLRFPSWTLQLATLHVSFGGSHVEGHAYLLPGHLEHLKAIEAERKEPAPKLLSLPEPEPVPAPGPEPAAPPVSPRVVELEPAAPESATPGPEQGPPLEAAPEPSCPWAVTTEDQLREEKLNILDFPPQLVAEQLTRMAAEPFKTLVPAHCLGSIWSERDNRERESLAPTVCDTVMHDNTMANCILVTCLGDASMTAQDRARVVELWIRVAESPAIARLQDTWGQVSRESSRTWKKWVRREKRVSRELLVQEATSVLKTAERAHQGAQERQRQQGVVPSLVTFFHSLELLDATMEDYVEGNVLNCRKWNEQFKLMEEIELLQETANLYTVQPDEHFGAWFQAVEPLSKEER
- the LOC102150685 gene encoding ral guanine nucleotide dissociation stimulator-like isoform X8 — its product is MFSCCLPSCRGCGFRKAKKQSLFSRYTHWLGPHLHRLWPFGRRSPQSCTQEVVEELADGFGYSISLDRGQLHRATISNQGCSESEDESTLSVTEACRMRALQAGRMQRLSETVLPAFPSRVLCSVITSLCSYSGSSTAHQVLDQLFPRSHLPSIPGDALIPFGTHGGSLAHCMRDAGGQDHLPNAIYFLLGTWLGQGQDCREPLRFPSWTLQLATLHVSFGGSHVEGHAYLLPGHLEHLKAIEAERKEPAPKLLSLPEPEPVPAPGPEPAAPPVSPRVVELEPAAPESATPGPEQGPPLEAAPEPSCPWAVTTEDQLREEKLNILDFPPQLVAEQLTRMAAEPFKTLVPAHCLGSIWSERDNRERESLAPTVCDTVMHDNTMANCILVTCLGDASMTAQDRARVVELWIRVAESPAIARLQDTWGQVSRESSRTWKKWVRREKRVSRELLVQEATSVLKTAERAHQGAQERQRQQERGLPPQVNLLWLPSMTGLQWQ
- the LOC102150685 gene encoding ral guanine nucleotide dissociation stimulator-like isoform X9; the protein is MRALQAGRMQRLSETVLPAFPSRVLCSVITSLCSYSGSSTAHQVLDQLFPRSHLPSIPGDALIPFGTHGGSLAHCMRDAGGQDHLPNAIYFLLGTWLGQGQDCREPLRFPSWTLQLATLHVSFGGSHVEGHAYLLPGHLEHLKAIEAERKEPAPKLLSLPEPEPVPAPGPEPAAPPVSPRVVELEPAAPESATPGPEQGPPLEAAPEPSCPWAVTTEDQLREEKLNILDFPPQLVAEQLTRMAAEPFKTLVPAHCLGSIWSERDNRERESLAPTVCDTVMHDNTMANCILVTCLGDASMTAQDRARVVELWIRVAEECRGLGNFCFLHTILSALQSPAIARLQDTWGQVSRESSRTWKKWVRREKRVSRELLVQEATSVLKTAERAHQGAQERQRQQGVVPSLVTFFHSLELLDATMEDYVEGNVLNCRKWNEQFKLMEEIELLQETANLYTVQPDEHFGAWFQAVEPLSKEER
- the LOC102150685 gene encoding ral guanine nucleotide dissociation stimulator-like isoform X7 produces the protein MFSCCLPSCRGCGFRKAKKQSLFSRYTHWLGPHLHRLWPFGRRSPQSCTQEVVEELADGFGYSISLDRGQLHRATISNQGCSESEDESTLSVTEACRMRALQAGRMQRLSETVLPAFPSRVLCSVITSLCSYSGSSTAHQVLDQLFPRSHLPSIPGDALIPFGTHGGSLAHCMRDAGGQDHLPNAIYFLLGTWLGQGQDCREPLRFPSWTLQLATLHVSFGGSHVEGHAYLLPGHLEHLKAIEAERKEPAPKLLSLPEPEPVPAPGPEPAAPPVSPRVVELEPAAPESATPGPEQGPPLEAAPEPSCPWAVTTEDQLREEKLNILDFPPQLVAEQLTRMAAEPFKTLVPAHCLGSIWSERDNRERESLAPTVCDTVMHDNTMANCILVTCLGDASMTAQDRARVVELWIRVAESPAIARLQDTWGQVSRESSRTWKKWVRREKRVSRELLVQEATSVLKTAERAHQGAQERQRQQERGLPPQVNLLWLPSMTGLQWQVSSPPW